The sequence CTGCGATGACGACCGTCGCCCGCCGGGTGTGCGGCTTGCCGAGGAAGTGTTCGGCGAGCAGGGCGCCAAAGTCCTCGATCGGCTCGACCGGGTGGCCCTTGGCGAGCGCGTACACGGTGTTCTTCATCGTGTCCGTGGGCAGCACCTTGCTGTTGTCACCCTTCGTGTAAGCGTCGTCGAACTCGCCCTCCAGCTGGATATCGACCTGGACGTCGGTGAGCTCGTGCCGCGCGCCCGCGCGGCGGACCTTCACGAGCCGCACCCTCGATTTGCCGTAAGCGTTCCGCACCAACGAGATTGACATCGTTCTTCAGCTCCCGCGCCGGGCGACGACGCTCCCTTGCGACGCGGGAGAGACGGTAGCTTGAAGCACGACGCCAGCTCAAGCCTGGCGGGCCCTTCGGCCCGCGGCGCGCGACGACGCACCGGCGGCGGCCGCCCGCCAGTGCATCGTCGGGCGAGCCCGTGCGATATCGCGCGTGCGGCGACGACGGCGCGTCACCACATACGCGGGCATGGTGACCACAGAGCGTGACAGGGCGGCCGATGAGCTCGTCGCTCGCCGTGAATCGTTGAGGGACGCCGCGCTCGCCCGCCTCGAGGCCGCGTCCGTCGCGCCGCGCGCCTTCGGAGCGCGCGGCGAGCGCGAGGCGCTCTCGCGCTGCCACGTGGACCTCGCGGCGCACATCGACGCCCTCGCGGCGGCGCTCCGCGCTGCGGGCGCCCAGCAGCTCTGCGAGTACTGCGCGTTCACCGCGGTGTTCCTCGAAGCGATCGGGGTGCCCCGGCGCGCGCTCAGCGCCGCGCTCGACGCCCTGAGCGAGAGCATCGGCGAGCAGCTCGATCCGGCGCTCGCTTCGGTGGCGCAGGACGCGCTGGCCGCGGGCCGGGAGCGCCTCTGCGCCTCGCCCCTCGTGACGCCGGCCGCGCTGGCGGCCATCCCCGAGCCCCCGTGCGCCGCCGGCGAGGCCGGCTCGGCGGCGGAGGCCATCGAGCGCTCGGCGGCGCGCATCGCGCCGATGAGCGTCGCGCTCAGCTTCGTGCGGCGCCCGGCGGACGCGCTCGCCGCCGACGCGAAGCGCGCCCTCTGCCTCGACGATGCCAGGCGCCACGTCGCGCAGCTCGCCGCGGCGGTCGACCAGGAGTCGCCGGAGCTCTTCAGCGCCTATGCGGAGTGGGCGCAAACGCTGCTGGTGCAGCACGGCCTCGACCCCGCCGAGCTCGCGGCCTACCTCCGCGCGCTCGACGACGTCGTAGCGCTCACGCTGCCGGAGCGCCTCGCCGAGGCGCCGCGGCGGTACCTGGCGGCGGCGCTCGAGCGGCTCACCTCGATGCGCGCCGAGGATCGCAGCTTCGTCCGCTCGGAGGCGCCGCTCGGGGCCGTCGCGTGCAGCTACCTCGACGCGCTGCTCGAGCGCGACAGGAGGCGAGCGGTGCGGGCCATCCGGGAGGCGCTCGACGCGGGCGCGCCGATCAAGGACATCTATGCTCACGTGCTGCAGCCGTGCCAGTACGAGCTGGGCCGGCGCTGGCAGCTCCGTCAGATCAGCATCGCCGGGGAGCACTACTGCACGGCGGTCACGCAGATGATCCTGGGCCAGCTCTATCCGCTCGTCGTCAGCGGCGATCGCGCCGGCCGTCGCCTCGTGGCCACCGCCGTGGACGGCAACCTCCACGAGATCGGCGCGCGCTTCGTCGCCGATTTCTTCGAAATGGCTGGGTGGGACACGTTCTATCTCGGGGCCAGCACGCCGGCCGAGCACGTGATCCAGGAGGTCGTCCAGCGGAAGGCCGACGTCCTCGCGATCTCGGCCGCGCTGAGCGACCAGCTCTCGAGCGTCCGCCAGGTGATCACCGCGGCGCGCGGCGACGATCGCTGCGGGGGCGTCGTCGTCCTGGTCGGCGGCCACCCGTTCCGCGTCGTCGACGACCTCTGGAGGCAGCTCGGGGCCGACGGCTCGGCGCCGAACGCGGAGCGGGCCGTCCGCAC is a genomic window of Sorangium aterium containing:
- a CDS encoding cobalamin-dependent protein (Presence of a B(12) (cobalamin)-binding domain implies dependence on cobalamin itself, in one of its several forms, or in some unusual lineages, dependence on a cobalamin-like analog.), which encodes MVTTERDRAADELVARRESLRDAALARLEAASVAPRAFGARGEREALSRCHVDLAAHIDALAAALRAAGAQQLCEYCAFTAVFLEAIGVPRRALSAALDALSESIGEQLDPALASVAQDALAAGRERLCASPLVTPAALAAIPEPPCAAGEAGSAAEAIERSAARIAPMSVALSFVRRPADALAADAKRALCLDDARRHVAQLAAAVDQESPELFSAYAEWAQTLLVQHGLDPAELAAYLRALDDVVALTLPERLAEAPRRYLAAALERLTSMRAEDRSFVRSEAPLGAVACSYLDALLERDRRRAVRAIREALDAGAPIKDIYAHVLQPCQYELGRRWQLRQISIAGEHYCTAVTQMILGQLYPLVVSGDRAGRRLVATAVDGNLHEIGARFVADFFEMAGWDTFYLGASTPAEHVIQEVVQRKADVLAISAALSDQLSSVRQVITAARGDDRCGGVVVLVGGHPFRVVDDLWRQLGADGSAPNAERAVRTAEQLLAARSA